The Serratia rhizosphaerae genome has a segment encoding these proteins:
- a CDS encoding AraC family transcriptional regulator, with translation MSLLQSYEEFDPDTNTSLAVALHISATETRRTMPFHHHRKGQLILPLRGGLVCEVAKAYWMVPTGNAVWIPGGMEHSNRAMGDVDIYLLFVEPNYPGMPDECCTLQISLMLREIIKHFATLPADYVADSPTGRLAAVMMHELAQMPVGLLHVPISGNAKIKQLADEIMLAPGSRSTLHEWAQKMAMSDRSFERFIRRETGMTFGKWRHQLQLMVAVRMLVLGESVQNVAYELGYDSPTAFITMFKKALGKTPGRYLMQD, from the coding sequence ATGTCGTTACTGCAAAGCTACGAAGAGTTCGATCCTGACACCAACACCAGCCTGGCGGTGGCGCTCCACATTTCCGCCACGGAAACGCGTCGGACTATGCCGTTTCATCATCACCGCAAGGGCCAGCTGATCCTGCCGCTGCGCGGTGGCCTGGTGTGTGAGGTCGCCAAAGCCTACTGGATGGTGCCGACCGGCAACGCCGTCTGGATCCCTGGCGGGATGGAGCACAGCAACCGGGCAATGGGCGATGTGGATATTTATCTGTTGTTCGTCGAGCCGAACTATCCCGGCATGCCGGACGAGTGCTGTACGCTGCAAATCAGCCTGATGCTGCGTGAAATCATCAAACACTTCGCCACACTGCCGGCAGATTACGTCGCCGACAGCCCCACCGGCCGTCTGGCGGCGGTGATGATGCACGAACTGGCGCAGATGCCGGTCGGGCTTCTGCATGTGCCAATCAGCGGCAATGCCAAGATCAAACAGCTGGCGGATGAAATCATGCTGGCGCCCGGCAGCCGCAGTACGCTGCACGAGTGGGCGCAGAAGATGGCGATGAGCGACCGCAGCTTTGAGCGGTTTATACGGCGGGAAACGGGCATGACGTTCGGCAAGTGGCGCCATCAGCTGCAGCTGATGGTCGCCGTACGGATGCTGGTGCTGGGAGAATCGGTACAGAACGTCGCTTATGAACTCGGTTACGACTCCCCGACCGCCTTTATCACCATGTTTAAAAAAGCGTTGGGTAAAACGCCGGGGCGTTACCTGATGCAGGATTAG
- a CDS encoding CynX/NimT family MFS transporter, translating into MKLLSFRVKKSHLLLVGILLVAANLRAPFTSLAPLLDAIRLDFSLSAVQAGLIQTLPLLAFALFSPLAGSIAVKYGIERVIFAALLLIAAGIGYRSYGGLFGVYGGTVLIGLGIAMGNVLLPSLLKRDFPQRVASMTGLYALIMGVGAALGSAAVVPLSQLSALGWNGALFAMLLFPLLAMAIWFPQLSHGAARLAIAGEPQQRSGSVWRAALAWQVTLFLGLNSLIYYVVVAWLPSILRYQGFSAEQAGSLHGVLQLATAVPGLFTGHLLARMKDQRAIAVTVSLLAAAGLLGLLALPAFATLWVVLFGIGAGSTIILGLAFIGLRSGTPAQAAALSGMAQCVGYLLAVGGPPGVGLLYDATHSWHGPLLICAALALVMALVGYLAGRDRCLTPAEPLNEGRLSEEER; encoded by the coding sequence ATGAAATTATTATCCTTTCGTGTGAAAAAGTCCCATCTTCTGCTAGTGGGCATACTGCTGGTGGCCGCCAACCTGCGGGCGCCTTTCACCAGTCTGGCGCCGTTGCTGGACGCCATCCGCCTCGACTTTTCCCTGAGTGCGGTACAGGCGGGCCTGATACAAACCCTGCCGCTGCTGGCGTTCGCGCTGTTTTCGCCGCTAGCCGGCAGCATTGCCGTTAAGTATGGCATTGAACGGGTGATTTTTGCGGCGCTGCTGCTGATTGCCGCCGGTATCGGCTACCGTTCTTACGGCGGTCTGTTCGGCGTGTATGGCGGCACGGTGCTGATCGGTCTGGGTATCGCCATGGGCAACGTATTGTTGCCCAGCCTGTTAAAACGCGACTTTCCCCAGCGGGTGGCGAGCATGACCGGGCTGTACGCCCTGATTATGGGGGTTGGCGCCGCGTTAGGCTCGGCGGCCGTGGTGCCGCTGTCGCAACTGTCGGCGCTGGGCTGGAATGGCGCGCTGTTCGCCATGCTGCTGTTTCCGTTGCTGGCGATGGCGATCTGGTTTCCCCAGCTTTCCCACGGTGCAGCGCGGCTGGCGATCGCCGGTGAGCCACAGCAGCGTTCCGGTAGCGTATGGCGCGCCGCGCTGGCCTGGCAGGTGACGCTGTTCCTGGGACTTAACTCGCTGATTTATTATGTGGTGGTTGCTTGGCTGCCGTCGATTTTACGTTATCAGGGCTTCAGCGCCGAACAGGCGGGATCGCTGCACGGCGTCCTGCAGTTGGCGACCGCCGTCCCGGGGCTGTTTACCGGGCATTTGCTGGCGCGGATGAAAGACCAGCGGGCGATCGCCGTTACGGTATCGCTGCTGGCCGCTGCCGGTCTGTTGGGGCTGCTGGCGCTGCCTGCTTTCGCGACGCTGTGGGTGGTGTTATTCGGTATCGGTGCCGGCAGCACCATTATCCTGGGGCTGGCGTTTATCGGCCTGCGTTCCGGCACGCCGGCACAGGCCGCGGCGCTCTCCGGTATGGCGCAGTGCGTCGGTTACCTGCTGGCCGTCGGCGGGCCGCCCGGCGTCGGGCTGCTGTATGACGCCACCCACAGCTGGCATGGCCCGCTGTTGATCTGCGCGGCGCTGGCGCTGGTAATGGCGCTGGTGGGCTACCTGGCCGGGCGCGATCGCTGTTTGACGCCGGCGGAGCCGCTGAACGAAGGCCGTTTATCCGAAGAGGAAAGATAG
- a CDS encoding zinc-dependent alcohol dehydrogenase family protein yields the protein MNTMRRWEMNGFGRQSLALQTAARPRPAEDEVLVQVMSVALNHRDNWVIDSGRGLPLRFPFTPGSDLSGRVVAAGSQVSRFAPGDEVISVFAPEWLDGARPGNARELAYRTLGGFYPGVLAEYVAMKADWLVAKPASLSHAAASTLPCAALTAWFALVERGNLQPGDSVLIEGSGGVALFGLQIANMLGAKTLVATSAGKMAAVKQLGADAVIDRNALGMVDAVLQLTADRGVDHILELAGGTHLGQAAAMCAIGGKIHLIGALEGFTVSSPLEPILFKDLAIYGIGTGHRRALSEMCAAFDANGLTPVIDSVYPLEALPLALARVESGAFGKVVVNIGEAA from the coding sequence GTGAACACTATGCGACGTTGGGAAATGAACGGTTTCGGACGCCAATCGCTGGCGCTACAGACGGCGGCGCGCCCCCGCCCGGCAGAAGATGAAGTGCTGGTGCAGGTGATGTCGGTCGCCCTGAATCACCGCGATAATTGGGTGATCGACAGCGGACGCGGCTTACCGCTGCGCTTTCCGTTTACCCCCGGTTCTGACCTTTCGGGGCGCGTGGTGGCGGCCGGCAGCCAGGTCAGCCGCTTTGCGCCGGGGGATGAGGTCATCTCAGTCTTTGCCCCGGAGTGGCTCGACGGTGCACGCCCCGGCAACGCGCGCGAGCTGGCTTACCGCACTCTGGGCGGCTTTTACCCCGGCGTACTGGCGGAATATGTGGCGATGAAAGCAGACTGGCTGGTGGCTAAACCCGCCTCGCTCAGCCACGCTGCCGCCAGCACGCTGCCCTGTGCGGCGCTGACCGCCTGGTTTGCCCTGGTGGAGCGCGGCAACCTGCAGCCGGGAGACAGCGTGCTGATTGAAGGCAGCGGCGGCGTAGCGCTGTTTGGTTTGCAAATCGCCAACATGCTGGGCGCCAAAACCCTTGTCGCCACCAGCGCCGGCAAAATGGCGGCGGTAAAACAGCTGGGAGCCGATGCGGTTATCGATCGTAACGCGCTGGGCATGGTCGACGCCGTCCTGCAGTTGACCGCCGATCGGGGAGTCGACCACATTCTTGAGCTGGCGGGCGGCACGCACCTGGGACAGGCGGCGGCGATGTGCGCCATCGGCGGAAAAATCCATCTGATCGGCGCGCTGGAAGGCTTTACCGTGTCGTCGCCGCTGGAGCCGATCCTGTTTAAGGATCTGGCGATTTACGGCATCGGCACCGGCCATCGCCGGGCGTTGAGCGAGATGTGCGCCGCCTTCGACGCCAACGGCCTCACACCGGTTATCGACAGCGTGTACCCGCTGGAAGCATTGCCGCTGGCGCTGGCGCGTGTGGAAAGCGGCGCCTTCGGCAAAGTGGTGGTGAACATTGGCGAGGCGGCGTAG
- a CDS encoding LysR family transcriptional regulator: protein MKGADYAELAVFMAVAKERSFRRAAQRLGLSPSAASHAIRALEQRLHVRLFNRTTRSVALTEAGSRLMAQLEPAMAALESAIQGAGEAQRTPRGMLRISMPRLAGHLVIVPAIERFMARYPDIRLEMLLDDNLQDIVAAGFDAGIRSCDRVPKDMIAVRLTADLQMVVVAAPGCFQTQPPPATPEEIVRHRCINYRWSGNGAQYRWRLSRAGERIEVDIDPTLTVNDIDLLLAAAEQGAGLALLEAQCVAPALRRGTLVRVLPQWCKPVAGFHLYYPRNGFMTPQMRAFVDFMRLDMAAETRQE from the coding sequence ATGAAAGGGGCCGATTACGCTGAGCTGGCCGTCTTTATGGCGGTGGCTAAAGAGAGGAGTTTCCGTCGGGCGGCACAGCGGCTGGGGCTGTCGCCGTCGGCGGCGAGCCATGCGATCCGCGCGTTGGAACAGCGGCTGCACGTCAGGCTGTTTAACCGCACCACGCGCAGCGTCGCGCTGACGGAGGCCGGTTCACGGCTGATGGCGCAGCTGGAGCCGGCGATGGCTGCGCTGGAAAGTGCGATACAGGGGGCGGGAGAGGCGCAGCGGACGCCGCGCGGTATGCTGCGCATCAGTATGCCGCGCCTGGCCGGGCATCTGGTGATCGTACCGGCGATTGAACGTTTTATGGCGCGCTATCCGGATATCCGTCTGGAGATGCTGCTGGATGACAACCTGCAGGATATTGTCGCCGCAGGGTTCGATGCCGGCATCCGTTCGTGCGACCGGGTGCCGAAGGATATGATTGCGGTCAGGCTGACGGCGGATCTGCAGATGGTGGTGGTGGCCGCGCCGGGCTGTTTTCAGACGCAGCCGCCGCCGGCGACGCCGGAGGAGATTGTCCGCCACCGCTGCATCAACTACCGCTGGAGCGGCAACGGCGCCCAGTATCGCTGGCGTCTCAGCCGCGCCGGTGAGCGCATCGAGGTGGACATCGACCCCACCCTGACGGTCAACGATATTGATCTGCTGTTGGCCGCCGCCGAGCAGGGGGCGGGGCTGGCGTTACTGGAAGCCCAGTGCGTAGCGCCGGCGCTGCGCCGGGGCACGCTGGTGCGGGTGCTGCCGCAGTGGTGTAAACCGGTCGCGGGGTTTCACCTGTACTACCCGCGTAATGGGTTTATGACGCCGCAGATGCGGGCGTTTGTTGATTTTATGCGGCTGGATATGGCCGCAGAAACGCGGCAAGAGTAA
- a CDS encoding endonuclease/exonuclease/phosphatase family protein produces MRTIISVAIAVGLLGGSLPACAAQTLEQQQQLKIISYNAYWGMKSDTSKGKQKFAEWARRQDADIIAWQEMNHFTRETLEAFAQSYGHRYAVLLKEPKVAGDDEFFPTAITAKYPIVNVRKMVDNLWHGALFADVGHYHFVVTHMNPFRTSQRIDEMNLILDSIKYGADPNGKWIIAGDLNSFSPLDKNGYNESEMVKELQDKEAKRPVLQNLVNGKMDYTVQQNILSRGFIDVLKQKYPDTFVATAPTKIFYDQAKTPLRYDYIYVSPAMKNDVAEVKVLRDAFTDQYSDHYPVQMIIRNR; encoded by the coding sequence ATGAGAACGATAATCAGCGTAGCGATCGCAGTGGGTTTACTCGGCGGCTCACTGCCGGCCTGCGCCGCGCAGACGCTGGAGCAGCAACAGCAGCTGAAAATTATCAGCTATAACGCCTACTGGGGGATGAAGTCCGACACCTCGAAGGGGAAACAGAAGTTTGCCGAATGGGCCAGGCGGCAGGATGCCGATATTATCGCCTGGCAGGAGATGAACCACTTTACCCGCGAGACGCTGGAGGCCTTTGCCCAGAGCTACGGGCACCGCTATGCGGTGCTGCTGAAAGAGCCGAAGGTGGCGGGCGACGATGAATTTTTCCCGACGGCAATCACCGCCAAATACCCGATTGTCAATGTACGCAAGATGGTGGATAACCTCTGGCACGGCGCGCTGTTTGCCGATGTCGGTCACTATCACTTTGTGGTCACACATATGAACCCGTTCCGCACCTCGCAGCGGATTGATGAGATGAACCTGATTCTGGATTCCATCAAATATGGTGCGGATCCGAACGGCAAATGGATCATTGCCGGCGACCTCAACTCTTTCTCGCCGTTGGATAAAAACGGCTATAACGAGAGCGAGATGGTGAAGGAGCTGCAGGATAAAGAGGCCAAACGGCCGGTGCTGCAAAACCTGGTGAACGGCAAAATGGACTACACCGTGCAGCAAAATATCTTGTCGCGCGGCTTTATTGACGTGCTGAAGCAGAAGTATCCGGATACGTTCGTCGCCACCGCGCCGACGAAAATCTTCTATGACCAGGCCAAGACGCCGTTGCGCTATGACTACATTTATGTCTCTCCGGCGATGAAGAACGACGTGGCAGAGGTAAAAGTGCTGCGCGATGCGTTTACCGACCAGTACTCGGATCACTATCCGGTGCAGATGATTATTCGCAACCGCTAA
- a CDS encoding heavy-metal-associated domain-containing protein, with amino-acid sequence MNHLQLHIPTMKCGGCAASIAKMVKARDPLAQIDADPATKRVIITSRVDGAELMAELAAAGFHASVESD; translated from the coding sequence ATGAATCATCTACAGCTGCATATTCCGACGATGAAGTGCGGCGGCTGCGCCGCCTCGATCGCCAAAATGGTCAAAGCGCGGGATCCGCTGGCGCAGATCGATGCCGACCCGGCAACCAAGCGGGTGATTATTACCAGCCGCGTTGACGGCGCCGAACTGATGGCCGAGCTGGCTGCGGCCGGTTTCCACGCCAGCGTCGAGTCTGACTGA